The following coding sequences lie in one Miscanthus floridulus cultivar M001 chromosome 9, ASM1932011v1, whole genome shotgun sequence genomic window:
- the LOC136482377 gene encoding uncharacterized protein yields the protein MGAMWQKVMRFTEDEIEALTNNYGTLIGKGGYGEVYKGILDDHYDLVAVKRYIRENLRKEFMEEVSIHSQMNHKNVVKFIGYCVGESTLTLVTEYVPKGNLDDILHNSDTAIPLDIRLGIAIGCAEALSYMHSMHLSIDSLICHGDIKPANILLDDNFTAKVSDFGLSRLLLGGITQYASKVIGSIDYMDPVLMHTGRLTPRNDVYSFGIVLLELVTRKRVKQGDMNLIGIFECAKGKGLRKLFDESIANKNTFKTLEEIVELAMACLRLDIKNRPEMNHVEKCLRVLKRDLKCRQEHASSQSILSTHHSWHTKDKQESAQLKKSGSFFKRNASNVKIISKFSNVRSFTKAELKEITDNYSHMLSGGMSTKFYKGRLEDNTVVAVRKFHDTDSQEAFINGGIVLSQIAHKNNIIKLLGCCLEAETLAFIYEYADKGSLLDILGSQEYLPLDLRLRIAIKTAEALQYLHSPATGIIGHGSVSASTVLLHDNFVPKLTDFSGASKLIMDSGSNAGDSVINSVLLEKVLDSDPSRYKTVLMNLESDVYRFGSVLLSLISRENNICFDDLTVEFTKAYQKDNSGKAMFDKDITAEQDIAALEEMGRLALRCTILNADGMVMRPTMQEVAEELRRIRRCCKLPTSEATPHVTETTATAAAPLEPRLPNLMRHLFGYRRISITDPIRTS from the coding sequence ATGGGTGCTATGTGGCAAAAAGTTATGCGTTTCACCGAAGATGAGATTGAAGCACTTACTAACAACTATGGCACTCTTATTGGGAAGGGAGGATATGGAGAAGTCTATAAAGGGATCCTTGATGATCACTACGATTTAGTTGCAGTGAAGAGATATATCCGTGAAAATTTGAGGAAAGAGTTTATGGAAGAAGTAAGCATCCATAGTCAAATGAACCACAAGAACGTGGTGAAGTTCATAGGCTATTGTGTGGGTGAAAGTACTCTAACATTGGTAACTGAGTATGTTCCTAAGGGAAACCTCGATGACATACTGCACAATAGTGACACTGCAATTCCCTTGGATATAAGATTGGGTATTGCTATAGGGTGTGCGGAAGCATTGAGCTACATGCACTCGATGCATTTATCAATTGACAGCCTTATTTGTCATGGTGATATTAAGCCGGCCAACATACTTCTAGATGATAATTTTACAGCCAAAGTATCTGATTTTGGGTTGTCAAGGCTTCTTTTGGGTGGAATTACTCAATATGCTAGCAAGGTAATAGGAAGTATAGATTACATGGATCCTGTATTGATGCATACAGGACGACTTACTCCGAGGAATGATGTCTATAGCTTTGGAATAGTTCTCCTGGAATTAGTAACTCGGAAAAGAGTAAAACAAGGTGACATGAATCTCATCGGAATTTTCGAATGTGCGAAGGGGAAAGGGTTGAGGAAACTATTTGATGAATCAATAGCAAACAAGAATACTTTTAAGACTCTTGAAGAAATTGTGGAACTTGCAATGGCGTGCCTGAGACTTGACATAAAAAATCGCCCTGAAATGAATCATGTGGAAAAATGTCTTCGGGTTCTTAAGAGAGATCTGAAGTGCAGACAAGAACATGCATCTTCGCAATCCATTTTGTCAACACACCATTCATGGCACACAAAAGACAAGCAAGAGAGTGCACAGCTTAAGAAGAGTGGTAGCTTTTTCAAAAGAAATGCTAGCAATGTTAAGATTATATCAAAATTCAGCAATGTAAGAAGTTTCACAAAGGCAGAGCTAAAGGAAATCACAGATAATTACTCACATATGCTCAGTGGAGGTATGTCAACTAAGTTTTAtaaaggaagacttgaggacAACACGGTGGTGGCGGTCCGGAAATTTCATGACACAGATTCTCAAGAGGCATTCATCAACGGAGGGATTGTCCTTTCTCAAATTGCCCACAAGAATAATATTATCAAGCTTTTGGGTTGTTGCTTGGAAGCCGAAACTCTAGCTTTTATATATGAGTATGCTGATAAAGGTAGTTTACTGGACATTCTGGGTAGCCAAGAATATCTCCCACTAGATCTACGTCTGAGGATTGCAATTAAGACTGCAGAAGCATTACAATACCTTCATTCACCAGCAACTGGTATCATCGGACATGGTAGTGTTTCAGCATCCACTGTACTTCTTCATGATAACTTTGTACCAAAGCTCACAGATTTTTCAGGGGCTTCTAAGCTTATCATGGACAGTGGAAGTAATGCTGGTGACAGTGTAATTAACAGCGTTCTTCTTGAAAAGGTGCTTGACAGTGACCCATCTCGTTACAAGACGGTGTTGATGAATCTGGAAAGCGATGTGTACAGGTTTGGCAGTGTTTTATTGTCACTCATTAGTAGGGAAAACAATATTTGTTTTGATGACCTTACTGTCGAATTTACCAAGGCTTACCAAAAGGACAACAGTGGGAAGGCAATGTTTGATAAGGATATAACAGCTGAACAAGATATTGCTGCTCTTGAAGAGATGGGGAGGTTGGCACTGAGGTGTACTATTTTGAATGCAGACGGGATGGTCATGAGGCCGACAATGCAGGAAGTGGCGGAAGAACTACGAAGGATTAGGAGATGTTGCAAGCTGCCCACGAGCGAGGCAACTCCACATGTAACTGAAACTACGGCTACAGCTGCGGCACCATTGGAGCCAAGGCTACCAAACCTGATGCGCCACTTGTTTGGATATCGACGAATCTCTATCACTGATCCTATACGTACAAGCTAA
- the LOC136480151 gene encoding uncharacterized protein: MSLEAEARESDGAKAPSLAKDTEGEAEASRSSEAEVVEAGASAAEVADVGAPKTIEAKAVEAKAPETTDAEVAEASLGMVEPTAQDAETRVGQGLVLPLVQYPLPSQESSREVEVHLISSDDASWGKEVADAEAASTVENLALASGEGSSALVQAVLKAEIGVHNVLQSAARTVCEALEVEGVESGSSLRSRLIAVDLEAVSDGYVLAEDDKEADEEVMKLMEVAKGPGMALAKLFEEEVVPPTSSIDAGDPEP, from the exons ATGTCCCTTGAGGCCGAGGCCCgcgagtcagatggggccaagGCGCCTTCACTTGCTAAGGACACCGAGGGTGAGGCCGAGGCCTCTAGGTcctccgaggccgaggtggtggaGGCTGGGGCTTCCGCAGCCGAAGTGGCAGACGTCGGGGCCCCCAAGACCATCGAGGCCAAGGCGGTGGAGGCCAAAGCCCCTGAGACCACTGatgccgaggtggcggaggctagCTTGGGCATGGTGGAGCCGACGGCCCAAGATGCGGAGACGAGGGTGGGGCAAGGTTTGGTACTACCCTTGGTCCAGTACCCGCTGCCATCGCAAGAGAGCtcccgggaagtggaggtccatttgaTTTCCTCCGACGATGCTtcctgggggaaggaggtggcggacgccgaggcggccagcaccgtggaGAATCTGGCTCTGGCTTCTGGTGAGGGAAGTTCAGCCCTCGTCcag gcggtgctcaagGCCGAGATTGGGGTGCACAATGTGCTGCAGAGCGCCGCCCGTACcgtctgcgaggccctggaggttgagggggtcgagtcgggcagctcccttaggagccgcttgattgc tgtcgacctcgaggccgtcagtgatggctacgtcttggctgaggatgacaaggaggccgatgaggaggtcatgaagctaatGGAGGTGGCTAAGGGCCCTGGCATGGCACTGGccaagctattcgaagaggaggtggttcctcccacgtCGTCCATCGATGCTGgcgaccctgagccttga